The following proteins are co-located in the Salinigranum halophilum genome:
- a CDS encoding helix-turn-helix domain-containing protein — MMASHHLDPGDEPQPDYPTAEPMALPETVSSPQAKLVYLYLLVRGTTTVDELGAALGLPKLSLFSILQTLAEYGLVVRDGDAVTTA; from the coding sequence ATGATGGCGTCACACCACCTCGACCCCGGCGACGAACCACAGCCCGACTACCCGACAGCCGAGCCGATGGCACTCCCCGAGACGGTCAGTTCACCGCAGGCGAAGCTCGTCTACCTCTACCTCCTCGTCCGGGGCACGACGACCGTCGACGAACTCGGCGCGGCGCTCGGCCTCCCCAAACTCTCGCTGTTCAGCATCCTCCAGACCCTCGCGGAGTACGGGCTGGTCGTCCGCGACGGCGACGCCGTCACTACCGCCTGA
- a CDS encoding NADPH:quinone reductase, whose product MQAVRFHEYGDESVLQVDEVDRPKATGHDVVVEVAGAGVNPVDTYFREGAYEPFQLPMIPGVDVAGEVVAVSEYVDDYAVGDRVVGTGLSMNHLGAYAEYAAVPEDRLAHLPESVDPVAAGGAGVAAVTAWRALVDHAGLEPAESVLVHGGSGGVGHAAVQLAAATGAHVVTTAAPTYHDRLEALGADAVFDYASEDLADRVVDETGGVDVVLDHRLDDYLQFDADVAATGARVVGIGENDPAVGFSNDGVARSKDVSYQFMSMFNTPRLAEPLARVAYLMGEGDLAIEVARTYDLDEAADAQVDVMAESFFGKLVITP is encoded by the coding sequence ATGCAGGCTGTGCGCTTCCACGAGTACGGCGACGAATCGGTGCTCCAGGTAGACGAGGTCGACAGACCGAAGGCGACCGGCCACGACGTCGTCGTCGAGGTCGCCGGGGCTGGCGTCAACCCCGTCGACACCTACTTCCGCGAGGGTGCGTACGAACCGTTCCAGCTGCCCATGATTCCCGGCGTCGACGTCGCCGGCGAGGTGGTCGCGGTGTCGGAGTACGTCGACGACTACGCCGTTGGCGACCGCGTGGTCGGCACCGGGCTGAGCATGAACCACCTCGGCGCGTACGCCGAGTACGCCGCCGTCCCCGAGGACCGCCTCGCACACCTCCCCGAGAGCGTCGACCCCGTCGCCGCCGGCGGTGCGGGCGTCGCCGCCGTCACCGCGTGGCGGGCCCTCGTCGACCACGCAGGGCTCGAACCCGCCGAGTCCGTCCTCGTCCACGGCGGGTCGGGCGGTGTCGGTCACGCCGCCGTCCAGCTCGCCGCGGCGACCGGTGCCCACGTCGTCACGACGGCCGCACCGACGTACCACGACCGCCTCGAAGCGCTGGGCGCGGACGCCGTCTTCGACTACGCGAGCGAGGACCTGGCGGACCGCGTCGTCGACGAGACGGGCGGCGTCGACGTCGTTCTCGACCACCGCCTCGACGACTACCTCCAGTTCGACGCCGACGTCGCCGCGACGGGCGCGCGGGTGGTCGGTATCGGCGAGAACGACCCCGCAGTCGGCTTCTCGAACGACGGCGTCGCCCGCAGCAAAGACGTCTCCTACCAGTTCATGAGTATGTTCAACACGCCGCGACTGGCGGAGCCGCTCGCGCGTGTCGCTTATCTCATGGGCGAGGGCGACCTCGCCATCGAGGTCGCACGGACGTACGACCTCGACGAGGCCGCCGACGCACAGGTCGACGTGATGGCGGAGTCGTTCTTCGGCAAGCTCGTCATCACGCCGTAG